A single genomic interval of Nitrospirae bacterium CG2_30_53_67 harbors:
- a CDS encoding 50S ribosomal protein L35, with amino-acid sequence MPKIKSHRGASKRFKKTGTGKIKRSKANTSHILTSKTTKRKRKLRHSTLVADANFKSIRKLLS; translated from the coding sequence ATGCCGAAGATCAAGAGTCATAGAGGGGCGTCGAAACGGTTCAAAAAAACCGGAACGGGCAAGATCAAGAGAAGCAAGGCCAATACGAGTCATATTCTGACTTCAAAGACCACGAAGAGGAAACGCAAGCTTCGGCACTCGACTCTCGTTGCTGACGCTAATTTTAAGAGTATCAGGAAACTTCTTTCCTGA